In a genomic window of Neisseria flavescens:
- the secA gene encoding preprotein translocase subunit SecA, with the protein MLTNIAKKIFGSRNDRLLKQYRKSVAKINALEKQMQALSDADLQAKTAEFKQRLADGQTLDGILPEAFAVCREASRRVLGMRHFDVQLIGGMVLHNGKIAEMRTGEGKTLVATLAVYLNALSGKGVHVVTVNDYLASRDAGIMEPLYNFLGLSVGVIVADLQPFERQTAYGADITYGTNNEFGFDYLRDNMVTDQYDKVQRELNFAVVDEVDSILIDEARTPLIISGQADDNIHLYRVMNAVPAHLIRQETEEGKGDYWVDEKAHQVILSEAGHEHAEQILTQMGLLQENDSLYSAANISLMHHLMAALRAHTLFHKDQHYVIQDGEIVIVDEFTGRLMAGRRWSEGLHQAVEAKEGVEIKRENQTLASITFQNYFRLYSKLSGMTGTADTEAFEFQSIYNLETVIIPTNRPVQRKDFNDQIFRSAEEKFEAVVKDIAECHKNGQPVLVGTTSIENSELVSDLLHKAGLPHNVLNAKEHEREALIVAQAGKVGAITVATNMAGRGTDIVLGGNLKHQIEAIRTDETLSEQQKQAQITALENGWQAEHDQVVAAGGLHIIGTERHESRRIDNQLRGRAGRQGDPGSSRFYLSFEDPLLRLFALDRAAAILNRLAPERGVAIEHGLLTRQIEGAQRKVEGRNFDMRKQVLEYDDVANDQRKVIYHQRNEILTSKDVSDLTREIRADVISDLVDYHIPPDSMEEQWDIPALEHQLAADFRLHVDIKGWLKEDSTLDNQDIKERLIKRIEDEYAEKVELVGKQAMSDFERNVMLQVIDNQWREHLAAMDYLRQGIHLRSYAQKNPKQEYKREAFAMFENLWRGIKQNIATLLTAVQIERNSEYDHTAAQSVSDVQTVHSDAPDMEELLGQSQTDLVTEAFDPEGTDFSPEALAQNGLIVHRNDPCPCGSGLKYKQCHGKLN; encoded by the coding sequence ATGCTGACAAACATTGCTAAGAAAATCTTCGGCAGCCGCAACGACCGCCTGCTGAAACAATATCGTAAATCCGTTGCCAAAATCAACGCGCTCGAAAAACAGATGCAAGCCTTAAGCGATGCCGATCTGCAAGCCAAAACTGCCGAATTCAAACAACGCCTCGCCGACGGCCAGACTTTGGACGGCATTTTGCCCGAAGCTTTCGCCGTCTGCCGCGAAGCGTCCCGCCGCGTACTCGGAATGCGCCACTTCGATGTACAGCTGATCGGCGGTATGGTTCTGCACAACGGCAAAATTGCCGAAATGCGTACCGGTGAAGGTAAAACTCTGGTGGCCACCCTTGCCGTTTACCTGAATGCATTATCAGGAAAAGGCGTCCACGTCGTTACCGTCAACGACTACCTTGCCTCCCGCGATGCGGGCATTATGGAGCCGTTGTACAACTTCTTAGGCTTGAGCGTCGGCGTGATCGTAGCCGATTTGCAACCTTTTGAACGCCAAACTGCTTATGGTGCCGACATTACTTACGGTACAAACAACGAGTTCGGTTTCGACTACCTGCGCGACAACATGGTGACCGACCAATACGACAAAGTTCAGCGCGAATTGAACTTTGCCGTAGTCGACGAAGTGGACTCCATTCTGATTGACGAAGCGCGTACGCCGCTGATTATTTCCGGCCAGGCGGATGACAACATCCACCTCTACCGTGTGATGAACGCCGTTCCTGCCCACCTTATCCGCCAAGAAACCGAAGAAGGCAAAGGCGATTACTGGGTAGATGAAAAAGCACACCAAGTCATCCTGAGCGAAGCCGGTCACGAACACGCCGAGCAAATCCTGACCCAAATGGGCTTATTGCAGGAAAACGATTCGCTCTACTCTGCTGCCAATATTTCCCTGATGCACCACCTCATGGCTGCATTGCGCGCACATACCCTGTTCCACAAAGACCAACACTACGTCATTCAAGACGGCGAAATCGTGATTGTGGACGAATTCACAGGCCGTCTGATGGCCGGCCGCCGTTGGTCCGAAGGCTTGCACCAAGCCGTTGAAGCCAAAGAAGGCGTAGAAATCAAACGCGAAAACCAAACGCTCGCGTCCATTACCTTCCAAAACTACTTCCGCCTGTACAGCAAACTGTCCGGTATGACCGGTACGGCCGACACCGAAGCCTTCGAGTTCCAAAGCATTTACAACCTCGAAACCGTCATCATCCCGACCAACCGTCCTGTACAACGTAAAGACTTCAACGACCAAATCTTCCGTTCAGCCGAAGAAAAATTTGAAGCCGTCGTCAAAGACATCGCCGAATGCCACAAAAACGGCCAACCGGTTTTGGTCGGTACAACCAGCATCGAAAACTCCGAACTGGTTTCTGACTTATTACACAAAGCAGGTCTGCCGCATAACGTTCTGAACGCCAAAGAACACGAGCGCGAGGCATTGATTGTGGCCCAAGCCGGTAAAGTCGGCGCAATTACCGTTGCCACCAATATGGCAGGCCGTGGTACCGATATTGTCTTGGGCGGCAACCTCAAACATCAAATCGAAGCCATCCGTACCGATGAAACTTTGAGCGAACAGCAAAAACAAGCGCAAATCACCGCCCTTGAAAACGGCTGGCAGGCAGAACACGACCAAGTGGTCGCCGCAGGCGGTCTTCACATCATCGGTACCGAACGCCACGAAAGCCGCCGTATCGACAACCAGTTGCGCGGTCGTGCCGGTCGTCAGGGCGACCCCGGTTCCAGCCGCTTCTATCTGTCGTTTGAAGACCCATTGTTGCGCCTCTTTGCGCTCGACCGTGCCGCCGCCATCCTCAACCGTCTGGCACCTGAGCGCGGCGTTGCCATCGAACACGGCCTTCTGACCCGTCAAATCGAAGGCGCACAACGTAAAGTCGAAGGCCGCAACTTCGATATGCGTAAACAAGTTTTGGAATATGATGACGTTGCCAACGACCAACGTAAAGTGATTTACCATCAACGCAACGAAATCCTGACCAGCAAAGACGTCAGCGATTTAACCCGCGAAATCCGCGCCGACGTTATCAGCGACTTGGTTGATTACCACATCCCGCCTGACAGCATGGAAGAGCAATGGGACATTCCGGCACTGGAACACCAACTTGCCGCCGATTTCCGCCTGCATGTCGATATTAAAGGCTGGCTGAAAGAAGACAGCACTTTGGACAACCAAGATATTAAAGAACGCCTCATCAAGCGCATCGAAGACGAGTATGCCGAAAAAGTCGAATTGGTCGGCAAACAGGCTATGTCTGACTTCGAACGCAATGTTATGCTGCAAGTTATCGACAACCAATGGCGCGAACACCTCGCCGCTATGGACTACTTGCGCCAAGGCATCCATCTGCGCAGCTATGCTCAGAAAAATCCGAAACAGGAATACAAACGCGAAGCTTTCGCTATGTTTGAAAACCTGTGGCGCGGCATCAAACAAAACATTGCCACTTTGCTGACTGCCGTTCAAATCGAGCGCAACAGCGAATACGACCATACTGCCGCACAAAGCGTCAGCGATGTTCAAACCGTCCACTCCGATGCGCCTGATATGGAAGAATTGCTCGGTCAATCGCAAACCGATTTGGTTACCGAAGCATTCGACCCTGAAGGCACAGACTTCAGCCCTGAAGCGCTTGCACAAAACGGCCTGATTGTTCACCGCAACGATCCTTGCCCTTGCGGCAGCGGTCTGAAATACAAACAGTGCCACGGTAAATTAAACTAA
- the aroC gene encoding chorismate synthase — protein MAGNTFGQIFTVTTFGESHGAGLGCIIDGCPPGLELSEADIQFDLDRRRPGTSRHVTQRREADQVEILSGVFEGKTTGTPIALLIRNTDQRSKDYGNIATSFRPGHADYTYWHKYGTRDYRGGGRSSARETAARVAAGAVAKKWLKEKFGTEITAYVTQVGEKEIQFEGYEYISQNPFFAANQSQIEDLENYMDNVRKSLDSVGAKLHIEAANVPVGLGEPVFDRLDAEIAYAMMGINAVKGVEIGAGFNSVTQRGSEHGDELTPQGFLSNHSGGILGGISTGQDIHVNIAIKPTSSIATPRRSIDTEGNPVELATHGRHDPCVGLRAAPIAEAMLALVLIDHALRHRAQNADVQVNTPDIAKLEK, from the coding sequence ATGGCAGGCAATACCTTCGGACAAATCTTTACCGTTACCACTTTCGGCGAAAGCCACGGCGCAGGCTTGGGCTGCATCATTGACGGCTGTCCGCCCGGATTAGAATTGAGCGAAGCGGATATCCAATTTGACCTTGACCGCCGCAGACCCGGTACCAGCCGCCACGTTACCCAACGCCGCGAAGCCGACCAAGTCGAAATCCTCTCCGGCGTATTCGAAGGCAAAACCACCGGTACACCCATCGCCCTCCTGATCCGCAATACCGACCAACGCAGCAAAGACTATGGCAATATTGCCACCAGTTTCCGCCCCGGTCATGCCGATTACACCTACTGGCATAAATACGGTACACGCGACTATCGCGGCGGCGGTAGAAGTTCCGCCCGCGAAACCGCTGCCCGCGTTGCCGCCGGAGCAGTTGCAAAAAAATGGCTGAAAGAAAAATTCGGCACGGAAATTACCGCCTACGTTACCCAAGTAGGCGAAAAAGAAATCCAGTTTGAAGGCTACGAATATATTTCACAAAATCCTTTTTTTGCCGCCAACCAAAGCCAAATTGAGGACTTGGAAAACTATATGGACAACGTGCGCAAATCATTGGATTCTGTCGGCGCAAAACTTCATATCGAAGCAGCCAACGTCCCTGTCGGCTTGGGCGAACCGGTTTTTGACCGCCTCGATGCAGAAATTGCCTACGCCATGATGGGCATTAATGCCGTCAAAGGCGTAGAAATCGGTGCAGGTTTTAATAGCGTAACGCAACGCGGCAGCGAGCATGGAGACGAGCTCACGCCTCAAGGTTTTCTATCCAACCACTCAGGCGGTATCTTGGGCGGCATCAGCACCGGACAAGACATTCATGTGAATATTGCCATCAAGCCTACCAGTTCCATCGCCACACCGCGCCGCAGTATTGATACAGAGGGCAATCCTGTCGAGCTTGCCACACACGGCCGCCACGACCCCTGCGTCGGATTACGCGCCGCTCCGATTGCAGAAGCCATGCTGGCCTTGGTATTGATTGACCACGCCTTACGCCATCGTGCGCAAAAT